The proteins below are encoded in one region of Mauremys reevesii isolate NIE-2019 linkage group 15, ASM1616193v1, whole genome shotgun sequence:
- the CASKIN2 gene encoding caskin-2 isoform X1 — protein MMGREQELIQAVKNGDVPGVQKLVAKVKASKSKLLGSAKRLNVNYQDVDGFSALHHAALGGSLELISLLLEAQATVDIKDSNGMRPLHYAAWQGRVEPVHLLLRAAASVNMASLDGQIPLHLSAQYGHYEVSEMLLQHQSNPCLINKAKKTPLDLACEFGRLKVAQLLLNSHMCVALLEGQSKDTSDPNYTTPLHLAAKNGHKEIIRQLLKAGIEINRQTKTGTALHEAALYGKTEVVRLLLEGGVDVNIRNTYNQTALDIVNQFTTSHASKDIKQLLREASGILKVRALKDFWNLHDPTALNIRAGDIITVLEQHSDGRWKGHIHDTQKGTDRVGYFPPSIVEVISKRTGMTLPRMVPAHQRQGIAAPPGGLQPLPAGDRNSVGSEGSIGSIRSAGSGQSTEGTNGQGTSILIENATPLPPGGEDLQQHLLGSNSQNGQLNSLTGTLGRQNLANCNASNRIFSHQYLRPEQLLEGKDAEAIYNWLSEFQLEFYTANFLNAGYDVPTISRMTPEDLTAIGVTKPGHRKKISTEIGQLSIAEWLPNYIPADLMEWLSAIGLPQYHKKLVSNGYDSISIVTDLTWEDLQEIGINKLGHQKKIMLAVKKLTDIRKNLNQAETNPARRKIPGALDIVTIESVENGESQSPHTPKMITFQDSELSYELQTAMSNSCQETLPMKNTQGMSRSQESIGVRSRGSGHSQDNMLSRTILSSHSQESLGSGSSSSSSGHSSTQPRQKENASILPGRPNQDNYGKVITQLTAQEGLNGYSNGCGGSPLKERNLPEGTDQYQRPVAQKGTVPLLQPSNSLPAATPCTPPQTPNKGTAPYVFMYPHISLKSPSVPEQPKNPAHLYPQFSSSQRSNLQSSAQKAFSYLHSHCSGTESPYVSPKPGATLDSWQAGEQQNGDTFKYKKRSHSLNRYALSDGEHEKEEVPTSTLGSYATLTRRPGRSQVPRTYLQSDTKVVRSQSFAIRAKRKGPPPPPPKRLSSVSSAQAVEAEAEQGLESERRQTAAQESVDVAPSPWLGTSDAGSSQTVTSKAAVLEVSTVGGSPPKPPTPDHQLVSRAGSDGQPCGARVSEGSCSTRLSDNERDAFESNRPRRRTFSEPSVTTTEALQSSLEDVQSDTEDCEISSSSSQNSSSECIPFAEEGNLTIKQRPKPPGHHKAEATSLDSESNPPTATSMGPPCSSAGKELGGTTAKELEVLEFNLTESDTVKRRPRYKEREPLQTLLKAFSLAGQSQALVNPPPQYAQAQAVSIIGPAPEPGGNGDVFDDDSVEFRIAEIEKSILSLEKGIKKPPLSLKSASPGELHGGAVLLRTSTVGPDASAKHTSVASTKLVFSGPKTIYQQVLQPSRNTIAPWATAEMAPEVAGSTAAACPSKLEISNKAALSSGMPIFMKPLSAAPDPALAQQRLEQTNSSLTAALQAAEKKITAEELDSHYGATHSANNILEDISNMFDVLADQLDAMLD, from the exons GTTCTCAGCACTGCACCATGCGGCCCTGGGCGGGAGCCTGGAGCTcatctccctgctgctggaggcaCAGGCCACTGTTGACATAAAGGATAGCAATG GGATGCGCCCGCTGCACTATGCTGCCTGGCAGGGGAGGGTGGAGCCAGTCCACCTGCTGCTGCGGGCAGCCGCCTCGGTCAACATGGCATCACTGGACGGGCAGATCCCGCTGCATCTGTCTGCGCAGTACGGGCACTACGAGGTG TCAGAAATGCTGCTCCAGCACCAGTCCAACCCGTGTCTCATCAATAAGGCGAAGAAAACCCCCCTGGACCTGGCCTGTGAATTTGGCCGGCTTAAG GTTGCCCAGTTGCTGCTGAACAGCCACATGTGTGTTGCGCTCCTGGAGGGACAGTCCAAAGACACGAGTGACCCCAACTACACCACCCCTCTGCACCTGGCAGCCAAGAACGGGCACAAGGAGATAATCAG gcaGCTGCTGAAAGCTGGGATTGAGATCAACAGGCAGACGAAGACGGGCACAGCCCTGCACGAGGCAGCGCTCTACGGCAAGACGGAGGTGGTGCGCCTGTTGCTGGAG GGTGGCGTAGACGTGAACATCCGAAACACCTACAACCAGACGGCCCTGGACATCGTGAACCAGTTCACCACCTCGCACGCCAGCAAGGACATCAAGCAACTGCTGAGAG AGGCATCAGGAATCCTGAAAGTCCGAGCTTTAAAGGATTTCTGGAACCTCCACGATCCGACCGCTCTCAACATCCGGGCAGGAGATATCATCACG GTCCTGGAGCAGCACTCCGACGGGCGCTGGAAGGGGCACATCCACGACACTCAGAAAGGCACCGATCGGGTCGgctacttccctccctccatcgtCGAGGTCATCAGCAAGCGGACAG GCATGACTCTTCCCCGCATGGTGCCTGCACACCAGCGCCAGGGCATTGCCGCCCCTCCCGGCGGGCTGCAGCCACTCCCAG CAGGAGACAGGAACAGCGTGGGCAGTGAAGGCAGCATTGGCAGCATTCGCAGTGCCGGCAGCGGGCAGAGCACTGAGGGCACCAACGGGCAGGGCACCAGTATCCTCATCGAGAATGCCACG CCACTTCCCCCTGGTGGTGAGGACCTACAACAGCACCTCTTAGGATCAAATAGCCAGAATGGGCAGCTGAACTCCCTGACAG gaacCCTTGGGCGCCAGAACCTGGCCAACTGTAACGCCAGCAACAGGATCTTCTCTCACCAATACCTCCGCCCTGAACAGCTCCTGGAGGGAAAG GATGCAGAAGCCATTTACAACTGGCTGAGTGAGTTCCAGCTGGAGTTCTACACGGCCAACTTCCTCAATGCTGGCTATGACGTCCCCACCATCAGCCGCATGACCCCAGAG GACCTAACAGCCATTGGGGTGACTAAGCCGGGGCACAGAAAGAAAATCTCCACTGAGATTGGACAGCTCAGCATTGCAGAGTGGCTGCCCAATTACATTCCT GCCGACCTGATGGAGTGGCTGAGTGCCATTGGGCTGCCCCAGTACCATAAGAAACTGGTGAGCAATGGCTATGACTCCATCAGCATCGTAACAGACCTGACATGGGAGGACCTGCAGGAGATTGGCATCAACAAGCTGG GCCACCAGAAGAAGATCATGCTGGCTGTCAAGAAGCTGACAGACATCCGCAAGAACTTGAACCAAGCCGAAACCAATCCGGCAAGACGCAAAATCCCTGGGGCCCTGGACATAGTCACCATTGAGTCTGTTGAGAATGGAGAGTCCCAGTCTCCGCACACGCCCAAGATGATCACCTTCCAGGACAGCGAGCTGAGCTATGAGCTCCAAACAGCCATGTCCAACAGCTGCCAGGAAACGCTGCCCATGAAGAACACTCAGGGGATGTCACGGAGTCAGGAGAGCATTGGAGTCCGCTCCAGGGGGTCAGGGCATTCTCAGGACAACATGTTATCCAGGACCATCCTCTCCAGCCATTCCCAGGAGAGCctgggcagcggcagcagcagcagcagcagcgggcacTCTTCCACACAGCCCCGGCAGAAGGAGAACGCTAGCATTCTGCCAGGGAGACCTAACCAAGATAATTACGGGAAGGTTATTACCCAGCTGACCGCCCAAGAGGGACTGAATGGCTACTCCAATGGGTGTGGGGGAAGCCCTCTGAAAGAGAGGAACCTCCCTGAAGGGACCGATCAGTACCAGCGGCCCGTGGCTCAGAAAGGCACCGTTCCACTGTTACAGCCATCCAACTCTCTACCAGCAgcaaccccctgcaccccaccccagacgCCCAATAAGGGCACAGCACCCTATGTCTTCATGTATCCTCATATCTCCTTGAAATCCCCCAGTGTTCCTGAGCAGCCCAAGAACCCAGCGCACCTGTACCCCCAGTTCTCCTCTTCCCAGAGAAGCAATCTCCAGTCATCAGCTCAGAAAGCTTTCTCCTATCTCCATTCCCACTGCAGTGGCACGGAATCACCATACGTGTCTCCAAAGCCTGGTGCCACCCTGGACTCCTGGCAGGCTGGAGAACAGCAAAATGGAGACACCTTCAAGTACAAGAAGCGCTCTCATAGCCTGAACCGCTACGCTCTGTCGGATGGCGAGCATGAGAAGGAGGAGGTCCCCACTAGCACCCTAGGCTCCTACGCCACCCTCACCCGGCGCCCGGGACGGAGCCAAGTGCCACGCACCTATCTGCAGTCAGACACCAAGGTCGTTCGCAGCCAGTCCTTTGCCATCCGGGCAAAGAGGAAAGGGCCTCCACCCCCTCCGCCCAAGCGCCTGAGCTCTGTCTCCAGTGCCCAGGCTGTGGAGGCAGAAGCGGAGCAGGGTCTGGAATCGGAGAGAAGGCAGACTGCTGCCCAAGAGTCGGTGGATGTGGCTCCCTCACCATGGCTGGGCACCAGCGATGCAGGCAGCAGCCAAACAGTGACGAGCAAGGCTGCAGTGCTCGAGGTGTCCACTGTAGGTGGGAGTCCACCAAAGCCCCCAACTCCAGATCATCAGCTAGTTTCTAGAGCAGGCTCAGATGGTCAGCCCTGTGGAGCCAGGGTCTCTGAAGGCTCCTGCAGCACAAGGCTCTCAGATAATGAGAGAGATGCCTTTGAGAGCAACAGGCCCCGCCGACGCACGTTTAGTGAACCCAGCGTCACCACGACGGAGGCCTTGCAAAGCAGCCTAGAGGACGTCCAATCTGACACAGAGGACTGTGAGATCTCATCATCGTCCTCTCAGAACAGCTCCAGTGAGTGCATTCCATTTGCAGAAGAAGGCAACTTAACCATCAAACAGCGGCCAAAGCCTCCTGGGCACCACAAGGCAGAAGCTACCAGCCTGGACTCTGAGTCCAACCCCCCAACAGCTACCAGTATGGGGCCTCCCTGCTCTTCTGctgggaaggagctgggaggaaCCACAGCGAAAGAGTTGGAAGTGCTGGAATTCAACCTCACCGAGTCTGACACGGTGAAGCGGAGGCCCAGGTACAAGGAGAGAGAGCCACTACAGACTCTGCTAAAAGCGTTCAGCTTGGCTGGCCAGAGCCAGGCTCTTGTGAATCCGCCCCCACAATATGCACAGGCCCAAGCCGTAAGCATCATCGGCCCAGCGCCGGAGCCTGGGGGAAACGGAGACGTTTTTGATGACGACAGTGTGGAATTCAGAATTGCTGAGATTGAGAAGAGCATCCTGTCTCTGGAGAAGGGGATCAAAAAGCCTCCACTTTCTCTGAAATcagccagccctggggagctgcaTGGGGGTGCTGTCCTCCTGAGGACCTCCACTGTAGGGCCAG ATGCCTCAGCCAAGCACACGTCTGTTGCGTCTACAAAACTGGTATTTTCAGGGCCAAAAACGATTTATCAGcaagtcctgcagccctcccggAATACCATTGCCCCCTGGGCAACTGCCGAGATGGCACCAGAGGTGGCAGGATCCACGGCTGCTGCCTGCCCGTCGAAGCTGGAGATTAGCAACAAGGCAGCCTTGAGCAGCGGGATGCCCATTTTTATGAAGCCTTTGAGTGCCGCTCCGGATCCAGCCCTGgctcagcagagactggaacAGACCAACTCTTCCCTGACAGCTGCGCTGCAGGCTGCTGAGAAAAAAATAACAGCCGAGGAGTTGGACAG TCACTACGGGGCTACGCACTCAGCTAATAACATCCTGGAAGACATCAGCAACATGTTCGATGTCCTGGCTGACCAGCTGGACGCCATGCTGGACTGA
- the CASKIN2 gene encoding caskin-2 isoform X3: protein MMGREQELIQAVKNGDVPGVQKLVAKVKASKSKLLGSAKRLNVNYQDVDGFSALHHAALGGSLELISLLLEAQATVDIKDSNGMRPLHYAAWQGRVEPVHLLLRAAASVNMASLDGQIPLHLSAQYGHYEVSEMLLQHQSNPCLINKAKKTPLDLACEFGRLKVAQLLLNSHMCVALLEGQSKDTSDPNYTTPLHLAAKNGHKEIIRQLLKAGIEINRQTKTGTALHEAALYGKTEVVRLLLEGGVDVNIRNTYNQTALDIVNQFTTSHASKDIKQLLRGILKVRALKDFWNLHDPTALNIRAGDIITVLEQHSDGRWKGHIHDTQKGTDRVGYFPPSIVEVISKRTGMTLPRMVPAHQRQGIAAPPGGLQPLPAGDRNSVGSEGSIGSIRSAGSGQSTEGTNGQGTSILIENATPLPPGGEDLQQHLLGSNSQNGQLNSLTGTLGRQNLANCNASNRIFSHQYLRPEQLLEGKDAEAIYNWLSEFQLEFYTANFLNAGYDVPTISRMTPEDLTAIGVTKPGHRKKISTEIGQLSIAEWLPNYIPADLMEWLSAIGLPQYHKKLVSNGYDSISIVTDLTWEDLQEIGINKLGHQKKIMLAVKKLTDIRKNLNQAETNPARRKIPGALDIVTIESVENGESQSPHTPKMITFQDSELSYELQTAMSNSCQETLPMKNTQGMSRSQESIGVRSRGSGHSQDNMLSRTILSSHSQESLGSGSSSSSSGHSSTQPRQKENASILPGRPNQDNYGKVITQLTAQEGLNGYSNGCGGSPLKERNLPEGTDQYQRPVAQKGTVPLLQPSNSLPAATPCTPPQTPNKGTAPYVFMYPHISLKSPSVPEQPKNPAHLYPQFSSSQRSNLQSSAQKAFSYLHSHCSGTESPYVSPKPGATLDSWQAGEQQNGDTFKYKKRSHSLNRYALSDGEHEKEEVPTSTLGSYATLTRRPGRSQVPRTYLQSDTKVVRSQSFAIRAKRKGPPPPPPKRLSSVSSAQAVEAEAEQGLESERRQTAAQESVDVAPSPWLGTSDAGSSQTVTSKAAVLEVSTVGGSPPKPPTPDHQLVSRAGSDGQPCGARVSEGSCSTRLSDNERDAFESNRPRRRTFSEPSVTTTEALQSSLEDVQSDTEDCEISSSSSQNSSSECIPFAEEGNLTIKQRPKPPGHHKAEATSLDSESNPPTATSMGPPCSSAGKELGGTTAKELEVLEFNLTESDTVKRRPRYKEREPLQTLLKAFSLAGQSQALVNPPPQYAQAQAVSIIGPAPEPGGNGDVFDDDSVEFRIAEIEKSILSLEKGIKKPPLSLKSASPGELHGGAVLLRTSTVGPDASAKHTSVASTKLVFSGPKTIYQQVLQPSRNTIAPWATAEMAPEVAGSTAAACPSKLEISNKAALSSGMPIFMKPLSAAPDPALAQQRLEQTNSSLTAALQAAEKKITAEELDSHYGATHSANNILEDISNMFDVLADQLDAMLD from the exons GTTCTCAGCACTGCACCATGCGGCCCTGGGCGGGAGCCTGGAGCTcatctccctgctgctggaggcaCAGGCCACTGTTGACATAAAGGATAGCAATG GGATGCGCCCGCTGCACTATGCTGCCTGGCAGGGGAGGGTGGAGCCAGTCCACCTGCTGCTGCGGGCAGCCGCCTCGGTCAACATGGCATCACTGGACGGGCAGATCCCGCTGCATCTGTCTGCGCAGTACGGGCACTACGAGGTG TCAGAAATGCTGCTCCAGCACCAGTCCAACCCGTGTCTCATCAATAAGGCGAAGAAAACCCCCCTGGACCTGGCCTGTGAATTTGGCCGGCTTAAG GTTGCCCAGTTGCTGCTGAACAGCCACATGTGTGTTGCGCTCCTGGAGGGACAGTCCAAAGACACGAGTGACCCCAACTACACCACCCCTCTGCACCTGGCAGCCAAGAACGGGCACAAGGAGATAATCAG gcaGCTGCTGAAAGCTGGGATTGAGATCAACAGGCAGACGAAGACGGGCACAGCCCTGCACGAGGCAGCGCTCTACGGCAAGACGGAGGTGGTGCGCCTGTTGCTGGAG GGTGGCGTAGACGTGAACATCCGAAACACCTACAACCAGACGGCCCTGGACATCGTGAACCAGTTCACCACCTCGCACGCCAGCAAGGACATCAAGCAACTGCTGAGAG GAATCCTGAAAGTCCGAGCTTTAAAGGATTTCTGGAACCTCCACGATCCGACCGCTCTCAACATCCGGGCAGGAGATATCATCACG GTCCTGGAGCAGCACTCCGACGGGCGCTGGAAGGGGCACATCCACGACACTCAGAAAGGCACCGATCGGGTCGgctacttccctccctccatcgtCGAGGTCATCAGCAAGCGGACAG GCATGACTCTTCCCCGCATGGTGCCTGCACACCAGCGCCAGGGCATTGCCGCCCCTCCCGGCGGGCTGCAGCCACTCCCAG CAGGAGACAGGAACAGCGTGGGCAGTGAAGGCAGCATTGGCAGCATTCGCAGTGCCGGCAGCGGGCAGAGCACTGAGGGCACCAACGGGCAGGGCACCAGTATCCTCATCGAGAATGCCACG CCACTTCCCCCTGGTGGTGAGGACCTACAACAGCACCTCTTAGGATCAAATAGCCAGAATGGGCAGCTGAACTCCCTGACAG gaacCCTTGGGCGCCAGAACCTGGCCAACTGTAACGCCAGCAACAGGATCTTCTCTCACCAATACCTCCGCCCTGAACAGCTCCTGGAGGGAAAG GATGCAGAAGCCATTTACAACTGGCTGAGTGAGTTCCAGCTGGAGTTCTACACGGCCAACTTCCTCAATGCTGGCTATGACGTCCCCACCATCAGCCGCATGACCCCAGAG GACCTAACAGCCATTGGGGTGACTAAGCCGGGGCACAGAAAGAAAATCTCCACTGAGATTGGACAGCTCAGCATTGCAGAGTGGCTGCCCAATTACATTCCT GCCGACCTGATGGAGTGGCTGAGTGCCATTGGGCTGCCCCAGTACCATAAGAAACTGGTGAGCAATGGCTATGACTCCATCAGCATCGTAACAGACCTGACATGGGAGGACCTGCAGGAGATTGGCATCAACAAGCTGG GCCACCAGAAGAAGATCATGCTGGCTGTCAAGAAGCTGACAGACATCCGCAAGAACTTGAACCAAGCCGAAACCAATCCGGCAAGACGCAAAATCCCTGGGGCCCTGGACATAGTCACCATTGAGTCTGTTGAGAATGGAGAGTCCCAGTCTCCGCACACGCCCAAGATGATCACCTTCCAGGACAGCGAGCTGAGCTATGAGCTCCAAACAGCCATGTCCAACAGCTGCCAGGAAACGCTGCCCATGAAGAACACTCAGGGGATGTCACGGAGTCAGGAGAGCATTGGAGTCCGCTCCAGGGGGTCAGGGCATTCTCAGGACAACATGTTATCCAGGACCATCCTCTCCAGCCATTCCCAGGAGAGCctgggcagcggcagcagcagcagcagcagcgggcacTCTTCCACACAGCCCCGGCAGAAGGAGAACGCTAGCATTCTGCCAGGGAGACCTAACCAAGATAATTACGGGAAGGTTATTACCCAGCTGACCGCCCAAGAGGGACTGAATGGCTACTCCAATGGGTGTGGGGGAAGCCCTCTGAAAGAGAGGAACCTCCCTGAAGGGACCGATCAGTACCAGCGGCCCGTGGCTCAGAAAGGCACCGTTCCACTGTTACAGCCATCCAACTCTCTACCAGCAgcaaccccctgcaccccaccccagacgCCCAATAAGGGCACAGCACCCTATGTCTTCATGTATCCTCATATCTCCTTGAAATCCCCCAGTGTTCCTGAGCAGCCCAAGAACCCAGCGCACCTGTACCCCCAGTTCTCCTCTTCCCAGAGAAGCAATCTCCAGTCATCAGCTCAGAAAGCTTTCTCCTATCTCCATTCCCACTGCAGTGGCACGGAATCACCATACGTGTCTCCAAAGCCTGGTGCCACCCTGGACTCCTGGCAGGCTGGAGAACAGCAAAATGGAGACACCTTCAAGTACAAGAAGCGCTCTCATAGCCTGAACCGCTACGCTCTGTCGGATGGCGAGCATGAGAAGGAGGAGGTCCCCACTAGCACCCTAGGCTCCTACGCCACCCTCACCCGGCGCCCGGGACGGAGCCAAGTGCCACGCACCTATCTGCAGTCAGACACCAAGGTCGTTCGCAGCCAGTCCTTTGCCATCCGGGCAAAGAGGAAAGGGCCTCCACCCCCTCCGCCCAAGCGCCTGAGCTCTGTCTCCAGTGCCCAGGCTGTGGAGGCAGAAGCGGAGCAGGGTCTGGAATCGGAGAGAAGGCAGACTGCTGCCCAAGAGTCGGTGGATGTGGCTCCCTCACCATGGCTGGGCACCAGCGATGCAGGCAGCAGCCAAACAGTGACGAGCAAGGCTGCAGTGCTCGAGGTGTCCACTGTAGGTGGGAGTCCACCAAAGCCCCCAACTCCAGATCATCAGCTAGTTTCTAGAGCAGGCTCAGATGGTCAGCCCTGTGGAGCCAGGGTCTCTGAAGGCTCCTGCAGCACAAGGCTCTCAGATAATGAGAGAGATGCCTTTGAGAGCAACAGGCCCCGCCGACGCACGTTTAGTGAACCCAGCGTCACCACGACGGAGGCCTTGCAAAGCAGCCTAGAGGACGTCCAATCTGACACAGAGGACTGTGAGATCTCATCATCGTCCTCTCAGAACAGCTCCAGTGAGTGCATTCCATTTGCAGAAGAAGGCAACTTAACCATCAAACAGCGGCCAAAGCCTCCTGGGCACCACAAGGCAGAAGCTACCAGCCTGGACTCTGAGTCCAACCCCCCAACAGCTACCAGTATGGGGCCTCCCTGCTCTTCTGctgggaaggagctgggaggaaCCACAGCGAAAGAGTTGGAAGTGCTGGAATTCAACCTCACCGAGTCTGACACGGTGAAGCGGAGGCCCAGGTACAAGGAGAGAGAGCCACTACAGACTCTGCTAAAAGCGTTCAGCTTGGCTGGCCAGAGCCAGGCTCTTGTGAATCCGCCCCCACAATATGCACAGGCCCAAGCCGTAAGCATCATCGGCCCAGCGCCGGAGCCTGGGGGAAACGGAGACGTTTTTGATGACGACAGTGTGGAATTCAGAATTGCTGAGATTGAGAAGAGCATCCTGTCTCTGGAGAAGGGGATCAAAAAGCCTCCACTTTCTCTGAAATcagccagccctggggagctgcaTGGGGGTGCTGTCCTCCTGAGGACCTCCACTGTAGGGCCAG ATGCCTCAGCCAAGCACACGTCTGTTGCGTCTACAAAACTGGTATTTTCAGGGCCAAAAACGATTTATCAGcaagtcctgcagccctcccggAATACCATTGCCCCCTGGGCAACTGCCGAGATGGCACCAGAGGTGGCAGGATCCACGGCTGCTGCCTGCCCGTCGAAGCTGGAGATTAGCAACAAGGCAGCCTTGAGCAGCGGGATGCCCATTTTTATGAAGCCTTTGAGTGCCGCTCCGGATCCAGCCCTGgctcagcagagactggaacAGACCAACTCTTCCCTGACAGCTGCGCTGCAGGCTGCTGAGAAAAAAATAACAGCCGAGGAGTTGGACAG TCACTACGGGGCTACGCACTCAGCTAATAACATCCTGGAAGACATCAGCAACATGTTCGATGTCCTGGCTGACCAGCTGGACGCCATGCTGGACTGA